The Chloroflexota bacterium nucleotide sequence CAAGGGTGCCTGCGGAGGTTGCCCCATGGCTGCCATAACTCTAAAGGATGGAATTGAGAGGGCGCTTAAAGAAGAGGTGCCGGGGATCAAGCAGGTAGTGGCTGTCTGAGTCAAGGGTTAGTTTTGCATGGCTGGTCATAGAAGCAAATCTAGATATATTGGTGGTTCGTGGAGAGTATTGGGTGAAGATACAAGACAGAGTAGAGAAGATCATAGATAAAGTGAGGCCTGCCTTGGGTGTTAACATCGTGGAGTTGGTGGATGTTAGTGAGGGAGTAGTGAAGGTGAGGGTGATTCCATCATCCTGCGCTGCTGGTATATCCCAAGAAACGGTTGTGGTATTGCTAGAAGAACAGATCAAGGATGAGATGCCTGAGATCAGAGAAGTAGTTGCCGTAGAAGATTGATGACATGCAAAAAGGGATTGCTTTGGTGAGAAAATGCCTGTCTATGAATACTATTGTCCTGATTGTAATATAAGGTTCGAATTACTCCGACCATTGTCCCGGTCCAGCGAGGGGGCCCCATGTCCCGGCTGCAGCAAGACAGTCCAGCGAGCAGTCTCTTTATTCGCTTCGTATTCTAAAGGCGAGAATGGTATGTCCACTCCTATCGGTGGAGGCTCTTCTTGCGGCGGGTGCTCTTCTTCCAGTTGCAGTAGCTGTGCTGGGTAGTGCGGGATCTTGCTCGCAAGACTTGTGGTGGGGTGAGTGGGTGAAATGGACCCTGTTGGAGCCATGTCTTAGCAACTGAGCAGGGGCGGTTTACTAACCGCCCTCTATGTTTTCTGATTACCGCTCTGCCCGGGGTCCACAAGTTGTAGGGGGCAGACAGACTTCAGTATTTGATAGTCTTTGGGGCAGGTATTTTGAGAACGTTGATTTTAGGTCTGGGGAATCCGATCCGCGGTGATGATGGAGTGGGAATTAGGATTGCGGAAGCTCTGGAAGGCGAGGTCCATCATCCGGAGGTAGAGGTAGCAGAGAGTATTAGCGGTGGGCTGGATCTTCTGGACCTGCTCGCGGGCTATCAGCGGGCCATCATAATTGATGCTATCCAGACCCATCAGGGAAAGCCAGGCCAGGTTTATCGTTTGGGCCTGGAGAATCTGCCTGTTCCTCTCCACTGCTCCGTGGTCCACGACGTCGATCTGGTCACTGCCCTGGATTTGGGCCGCAGACTTGGTATGGCGATGCCCCAGGAGATCGTCATCTTTGCCATAGAGGTAGCTGATGTCACCACCTTTCGCGAGGAATGCACTCCGGAGGTGGAGAGGGCTATCCCTGAGGTTATCAGGCTGGTGCTGCAGGAACTGCGGAGCACAAACTAGAAGTGACCCGGGCAAGCTTGGCTTCAGTGTCCTGAAGGGCAAGGCCAGAAACCGGGGAATCACCATTCGTACCCGGGCAGGCGATTCCTTTTTGTTATTTGTATTCTGGTTTATATCTGACCTGATTTTGTCGTGGTATAATATCGCAGGAGATTGCGGCGTGCTAAAACCATGGACAGGAAGTTTCGGAGAATACCGGAATGCTCTGCATGCGGCAGGTGTTGTATAGAGCAGGGTTCCGGCTTCACCATGATGCCCGATGATTAT carries:
- a CDS encoding NifU family protein, encoding MKEKVEAVLAKIRPNLQADGGDVELVDVKSGVVRVRLKGACGGCPMAAITLKDGIERALKEEVPGIKQVVAV
- a CDS encoding NifU family protein; its protein translation is MKIQDRVEKIIDKVRPALGVNIVELVDVSEGVVKVRVIPSSCAAGISQETVVVLLEEQIKDEMPEIREVVAVED
- a CDS encoding zinc ribbon domain-containing protein — translated: MPVYEYYCPDCNIRFELLRPLSRSSEGAPCPGCSKTVQRAVSLFASYSKGENGMSTPIGGGSSCGGCSSSSCSSCAG
- a CDS encoding hydrogenase maturation protease, which produces MRTLILGLGNPIRGDDGVGIRIAEALEGEVHHPEVEVAESISGGLDLLDLLAGYQRAIIIDAIQTHQGKPGQVYRLGLENLPVPLHCSVVHDVDLVTALDLGRRLGMAMPQEIVIFAIEVADVTTFREECTPEVERAIPEVIRLVLQELRSTN